In a genomic window of Roseimicrobium gellanilyticum:
- a CDS encoding PSD1 and planctomycete cytochrome C domain-containing protein — protein sequence MLIRLTALACVIPACGMLAAPSAEEVDFFEKRIRPVLVEQCYECHSAGKKVKGGLIMDSLEAMLIGGDSGPSLVPGDPDKSKIIEAIRYKNRDLQMPPKNQLTAEQIRDLEKWVSMGAPDPRGAKSAAAPAKQGINFDEGRKFWSFAPVSNPALPTVKNTAWVQTPVDAFILDSLEKSGLSPAPPADKRTLIRRATFDLTGLPPTPKEVTDFLADNSPEAFNRVIDRLLASPQYGERWGRHWLDVARYADSNGLDENVTLGHAWRYRDYVVRAFNEDKPYDQFLIEQLAGDLLPTQDTTARLDALTATAFLSLGAKVLAEPDVRKLEMDIIDDQLDTLGKAFMGMTIGCARCHDHKFDPFSQEDYYAMAAIFRSTKSLADERTGAIKYWYEHNLATPADFEAKKKYEADVKAQRAKITKYNTDTRASLKADLQRNAANYLAASVELPDDPDFKEVEAIAAKHGLRARYLLTCRQFLARATEKEFFDKWHTLAKSGDVAGVRNHYARLFGDAAEGLVAAKKKDPKATRPVEPELATAHDALNDAGGFLVMPDKDADAFDQTMLAEVEQMQAALMEMEDKTPDPPALMGVADGTISRTLPVHIRGSYLTLGKEIERGFPTVMRVSFTKPVFPVKQSGRLELARWMASTEHPLTARVMANRIWRWHFGRGIVGTTDNFGILGDKPSHPALLDWLARNFMENGWSVKDMHRLLMKSSVYQMASLHPSAGQPSSSPDPALADPENKLLWRANLQRLEAEEIRDALLAASGSLELKVGGKTVPLRNREFVFNHTSKDATTYESPRRALYLPIIRNNLYDLLEQFDFPDPTMPTGSRNSTVVAPQALIMLNSPLATTSAEKLAAKLLGQESADPARVQRAYEILYARAATPPEEQRALAFVKSKSGERDAWTLLCHTLMAANEFMYLR from the coding sequence ATGTTGATCCGTCTGACAGCGCTTGCCTGTGTCATTCCCGCCTGCGGCATGCTTGCCGCGCCCTCCGCGGAGGAGGTGGATTTCTTTGAGAAACGCATCCGCCCCGTGCTCGTGGAGCAATGCTACGAATGCCACAGCGCAGGGAAGAAGGTGAAGGGCGGCCTCATCATGGACTCGCTGGAGGCCATGCTCATTGGCGGTGATTCGGGCCCCTCCCTCGTGCCTGGCGATCCGGACAAGAGCAAGATCATCGAGGCCATCCGGTACAAGAATCGCGACCTGCAGATGCCGCCGAAGAATCAGCTCACCGCCGAGCAGATTCGTGATTTGGAGAAATGGGTGTCCATGGGTGCACCGGATCCGCGTGGAGCCAAAAGCGCTGCAGCCCCGGCGAAGCAGGGCATCAACTTTGATGAAGGTCGCAAATTCTGGTCCTTCGCTCCAGTAAGCAATCCTGCACTTCCCACCGTGAAGAACACCGCGTGGGTGCAGACCCCGGTGGATGCGTTCATCCTGGATTCACTGGAAAAGTCAGGTCTGAGCCCTGCGCCTCCCGCGGACAAGCGCACCTTGATCCGCCGCGCCACGTTTGATCTCACCGGTCTACCGCCCACACCGAAGGAGGTCACAGACTTCCTCGCGGACAACTCACCCGAAGCCTTCAACCGCGTCATCGACCGCCTTCTTGCTTCACCGCAGTATGGCGAACGCTGGGGCCGCCATTGGTTGGACGTTGCGCGCTATGCCGACTCCAATGGTCTCGACGAGAACGTGACTCTGGGCCATGCGTGGCGGTATCGCGACTACGTGGTGCGCGCCTTCAACGAAGACAAGCCATACGATCAGTTCCTCATCGAGCAGCTCGCCGGCGACCTTCTTCCCACACAAGATACCACCGCACGGCTGGATGCACTCACGGCCACCGCGTTCCTTTCCCTCGGAGCCAAGGTATTGGCGGAACCCGATGTGCGGAAGCTGGAGATGGACATCATCGACGACCAGCTCGACACGCTGGGCAAGGCCTTCATGGGCATGACCATCGGCTGCGCGCGGTGCCACGACCACAAGTTCGACCCCTTCTCGCAGGAAGACTACTATGCGATGGCCGCCATCTTCCGCAGCACGAAGAGCCTGGCGGACGAACGCACCGGCGCGATCAAGTACTGGTACGAACACAACCTCGCCACACCGGCCGACTTCGAAGCCAAGAAGAAGTACGAGGCGGATGTCAAAGCTCAGCGTGCAAAGATCACCAAGTACAACACCGACACTCGCGCTTCATTGAAGGCGGATCTGCAACGCAACGCTGCCAACTACCTCGCAGCCTCGGTGGAATTGCCCGATGACCCTGACTTCAAAGAAGTGGAAGCCATCGCTGCCAAGCATGGCTTGCGCGCGCGCTATCTCCTTACCTGCCGCCAGTTCCTCGCCCGCGCGACCGAGAAGGAATTCTTCGACAAGTGGCATACGCTTGCGAAGTCGGGTGATGTCGCGGGAGTGAGAAACCACTACGCCAGGCTTTTCGGTGATGCCGCAGAAGGTCTCGTAGCCGCCAAGAAAAAGGACCCGAAAGCCACCAGGCCCGTCGAACCAGAACTCGCTACCGCGCATGATGCGCTCAATGACGCCGGTGGATTCCTCGTGATGCCCGACAAGGACGCGGATGCCTTCGACCAGACCATGCTGGCCGAAGTCGAGCAGATGCAGGCTGCGCTCATGGAAATGGAGGACAAGACACCGGATCCGCCCGCACTCATGGGCGTGGCGGACGGCACCATCAGCCGCACCCTACCCGTGCATATTCGCGGCAGCTACCTCACCCTCGGCAAGGAAATCGAGCGCGGGTTTCCCACCGTGATGCGCGTCTCCTTCACCAAGCCGGTGTTTCCCGTGAAACAGAGCGGCCGCCTGGAACTGGCCCGGTGGATGGCGAGCACGGAGCATCCCCTCACTGCACGCGTGATGGCGAACCGCATCTGGCGCTGGCACTTCGGACGCGGCATCGTGGGCACCACGGACAACTTTGGGATCCTGGGAGACAAACCCTCCCACCCTGCGCTGCTCGACTGGCTCGCGCGCAACTTCATGGAGAACGGCTGGAGTGTGAAGGACATGCACCGCCTGCTGATGAAGTCGAGTGTGTACCAGATGGCCTCACTGCATCCTTCCGCGGGACAGCCTTCCTCATCACCAGATCCCGCGCTGGCGGATCCCGAGAACAAACTCCTGTGGCGTGCGAATCTTCAGCGCCTCGAAGCGGAGGAAATCCGTGATGCCCTGCTGGCTGCAAGCGGTTCACTCGAACTGAAAGTCGGAGGCAAGACGGTACCCCTGCGCAATCGCGAGTTTGTTTTCAACCACACCTCCAAGGACGCGACCACGTACGAGTCGCCGCGACGAGCGCTCTATCTGCCCATCATCCGGAACAACCTTTATGATTTGCTGGAGCAGTTCGACTTCCCGGATCCCACCATGCCCACCGGCAGCCGTAACTCCACCGTGGTCGCGCCTCAGGCGCTCATCATGTTGAATTCGCCACTAGCCACCACCTCCGCTGAGAAGCTGGCGGCCAAGTTGCTGGGCCAGGAATCGGCAGACCCTGCACGCGTGCAGCGCGCTTATGAGATCCTGTACGCACGCGCAGCCACACCACCTGAAGAACAACGCGCGCTCGCCTTCGTGAAGAGCAAGTCTGGAGAACGCGACGCCTGGACGCTGCTCTGCCACACGCTGATGGCCGCGAATGAATTCATGTACCTGCGATAA
- a CDS encoding DUF1501 domain-containing protein — protein sequence MFSRRAMLQRSAAGFGHLALAGMLAQQANAAPSATSALAAKDPHFTPRARRVIFLFMKGGPSHVDTFDPKPLLQRDDGLKYPYEEPRIKFAETGKLLKSPWKFKQYGQSGLPVSELFPNVAQCVDELCIIRSMHGTNPAHGGALLKLHTGSDVQVRPSMGSWVIYGLGTENQNLPGFITICPTLAHGGVNNWGAAFLPAYCQGTPIGNAAVPSSQAMVKHIRNTHLTTAVQREQLDLLAQMNREHLQMSGPDLALEGRINSFELAFRMQMAMPEAQDVSSESEATKKLYGMDNPVTANFGRQCLMARRFAERGVRFIQVTHSDSEVQWDQHGSLYKGHTKNAAEVDKPIAGLLKDLKSRGLLEDTLVLWGGEFGRTPTAQGKDGRDHNPHGFTMWMAGGGVKRGLAYGSTDDYGYYAQENKVHIHDLHATILALLGMNHEKLTHRYAGRDFRLTDVHGHVVKEIFA from the coding sequence ATGTTTTCCCGTCGTGCCATGCTGCAGCGCAGCGCGGCAGGCTTCGGCCACCTCGCGCTCGCAGGCATGCTGGCACAGCAGGCCAATGCTGCGCCTTCAGCAACAAGTGCGCTCGCCGCCAAGGATCCTCACTTCACGCCGCGCGCACGCCGCGTGATCTTCCTGTTCATGAAGGGTGGACCTTCGCATGTGGACACCTTCGATCCCAAGCCACTACTGCAGCGCGATGACGGGCTGAAGTACCCCTATGAGGAGCCACGCATCAAATTCGCCGAGACCGGCAAACTGCTGAAGTCACCGTGGAAGTTCAAGCAGTATGGCCAGAGTGGCCTGCCTGTCAGCGAGCTCTTCCCCAACGTCGCACAATGTGTGGATGAATTGTGCATCATCCGCTCCATGCATGGCACCAATCCCGCGCATGGCGGCGCCTTGCTGAAGCTGCACACGGGCAGCGATGTGCAGGTGCGTCCCAGCATGGGTTCCTGGGTCATCTATGGACTGGGCACGGAGAATCAGAATCTACCGGGCTTCATCACCATCTGCCCCACACTTGCCCATGGTGGCGTGAACAACTGGGGTGCTGCGTTTCTTCCCGCGTACTGTCAGGGCACTCCGATTGGCAATGCCGCCGTGCCTTCCAGCCAGGCAATGGTGAAGCACATTCGCAACACGCACCTCACCACCGCCGTGCAACGCGAGCAGCTTGATCTGCTGGCGCAGATGAATCGCGAGCACTTGCAGATGTCCGGGCCTGATCTCGCGCTGGAGGGCCGCATCAATTCCTTCGAGCTTGCCTTCCGCATGCAGATGGCCATGCCCGAGGCGCAGGATGTTTCCAGCGAGAGCGAAGCGACGAAGAAGCTCTATGGCATGGACAATCCGGTAACGGCGAACTTCGGCCGTCAGTGTCTCATGGCGCGGCGATTCGCGGAACGTGGAGTGCGCTTCATCCAGGTGACACACAGTGACAGCGAGGTGCAGTGGGACCAACACGGCAGCCTCTACAAGGGCCATACCAAAAATGCGGCCGAGGTGGACAAGCCCATCGCTGGCCTGCTCAAGGATCTGAAGTCACGCGGCCTGCTGGAGGACACGCTCGTCTTGTGGGGCGGTGAATTCGGGCGCACTCCGACCGCGCAGGGAAAAGACGGACGCGATCACAATCCCCACGGCTTCACCATGTGGATGGCCGGTGGCGGCGTGAAGCGCGGCCTGGCCTACGGCAGCACCGACGACTACGGCTACTACGCCCAGGAGAACAAGGTGCACATCCACGATCTGCACGCCACGATTCTCGCGCTGCTCGGCATGAATCACGAGAAGCTCACGCATCGCTACGCCGGCCGCGACTTCCGCCTCACGGATGTCCACGGCCACGTGGTGAAGGAGATCTTCGCCTAG
- a CDS encoding protein-tyrosine phosphatase family protein, with protein MDPYNAIFRQVQLPPTCKGRLFLTGMPGRYHDIQEALEAWNELKAEVGKERMLLLSLVDEAEIRHKSPEYAKSIHAGLWEGERISCPIPDFGTPENEKAFRELIVDVATALGSGANVVIHCGAGIGRTGMAAVCVLAAMGVPIKDATRVVRAAGSGPETPEQAAVATRLFGPR; from the coding sequence ATGGATCCCTACAACGCCATCTTCCGTCAGGTACAGCTTCCGCCGACCTGCAAGGGTCGCCTGTTTCTGACTGGCATGCCCGGGAGGTACCATGACATCCAGGAGGCTCTGGAAGCCTGGAACGAACTGAAGGCGGAAGTGGGCAAGGAACGCATGCTCTTGTTGAGCCTCGTGGATGAAGCCGAAATCCGTCACAAGTCCCCGGAGTACGCCAAATCCATTCATGCCGGCCTCTGGGAGGGGGAGCGTATCTCCTGCCCCATTCCGGACTTTGGCACACCGGAGAATGAAAAGGCATTTCGTGAGCTCATCGTCGATGTGGCCACGGCACTGGGCAGTGGCGCCAACGTGGTGATTCACTGCGGCGCGGGCATTGGACGAACCGGCATGGCAGCGGTCTGCGTGCTGGCCGCCATGGGTGTGCCCATCAAGGATGCCACCCGCGTAGTGCGTGCGGCTGGCAGTGGACCCGAAACGCCCGAGCAGGCGGCGGTGGCGACACGCTTGTTTGGTCCGCGCTAG
- a CDS encoding N-acetylglucosamine-6-phosphate deacetylase → MFDLQVNGYAGTDFNREGLTAESLHHACVCLKEDGVQAILATFITDDLDKMSRRMRTLAELREKDPLAQEMIAGIHIEGPFINSEKGYVGAHPPHAVKPGTVEHAKQLVDAAGGLAKLVTLAPECDAGYATTKWLSEQGICVSAGHCNPSRDVLAAACDHGLRMFTHVGNGCPMLMHRHDNIVQRALSLKDRLWLCFIPDGVHIEFFALQNYLRSAGVEHSIFVTDAISASRLGPGKFSLAGWDIVIGEDLVARSPDGSHFVGSTVTWPRIQENNEKHIGLTQEELNKVSISNPRKALGM, encoded by the coding sequence ATGTTCGATCTTCAGGTCAATGGCTACGCTGGCACGGACTTCAACCGCGAGGGACTCACCGCGGAATCCCTCCACCATGCCTGTGTGTGTTTGAAAGAGGACGGTGTGCAGGCCATCCTCGCCACGTTCATCACCGATGATCTGGACAAGATGTCCCGTCGCATGCGGACGCTTGCCGAATTGAGGGAGAAGGATCCTCTCGCCCAGGAAATGATCGCCGGCATCCATATCGAGGGACCGTTCATCAACAGCGAGAAAGGTTATGTGGGCGCGCACCCCCCTCACGCCGTGAAGCCCGGAACCGTGGAGCATGCGAAGCAACTCGTGGATGCAGCAGGTGGTCTGGCGAAGCTGGTCACGCTTGCGCCTGAATGTGATGCCGGATACGCCACCACGAAATGGTTGAGTGAACAAGGCATCTGCGTCTCCGCTGGACACTGCAATCCGTCCCGCGACGTCCTTGCGGCCGCCTGCGATCATGGCCTGCGCATGTTCACCCATGTGGGCAATGGCTGCCCCATGCTCATGCATCGCCATGACAACATCGTCCAGCGAGCCCTCTCGCTGAAGGATCGCCTCTGGCTCTGTTTTATTCCCGATGGAGTGCACATCGAATTCTTCGCGCTGCAGAACTACCTGCGCAGTGCGGGGGTGGAGCACAGCATTTTCGTGACGGATGCCATCAGCGCCTCGCGCCTGGGGCCGGGCAAGTTCAGTCTCGCGGGATGGGACATCGTGATTGGTGAAGACCTGGTCGCGCGCTCACCGGATGGCTCACACTTCGTGGGCTCCACCGTCACGTGGCCGCGCATTCAGGAGAACAACGAGAAGCACATCGGGCTCACGCAGGAAGAATTGAACAAGGTCTCGATTTCAAACCCCCGGAAGGCTCTGGGAATGTAG
- a CDS encoding SGNH/GDSL hydrolase family protein, whose product MRLSASLLFCSLVLLLIPSCNERQQAQKPEIRVEVERVAASKAKTPEDVRPYDEALTWHEYKVKRVLSGKLEAPVIRVAHWSVIAAKSVPVSDKQGEEVTLQVVPFDSVEDIKDIAASDDLEITAEEPPRFLDLSQSLAQQSTPSVVRLDYRGNVSDQMQIYWKVRGQLQAVVMGNSHATKGVCPREFFGQENWSTPVMLNLAPAGGNNKLQCLMIREYVEPLPKLKWVMWVVSARTFNKERTDERKYEEFTASPGWQYDQKHKATLWPVPASDKVVSATELEALNITGCDEWGWEGRKQTNLPKSLEEQRKQILQLCDSERFAWSEDIFAEFKATAQQLAKKGVKVLLFTTPLHPYTKDAAASDPDGTTHEGFREVVQHMQKLDAETPGLWFQDFHKDGVHDFPPDEFYDVDHLNRKGTARLAEKIRPWMEECEKEVAASR is encoded by the coding sequence ATGCGTCTTTCTGCATCACTGCTTTTCTGCTCCCTTGTCCTTCTGCTGATCCCCTCCTGCAATGAGCGGCAGCAGGCGCAAAAGCCCGAGATTCGGGTGGAGGTGGAGCGTGTGGCTGCTTCCAAGGCGAAGACTCCCGAAGATGTCAGACCCTACGACGAGGCACTGACCTGGCATGAGTACAAGGTGAAGCGAGTGCTCTCCGGTAAGCTGGAGGCCCCCGTCATCCGTGTGGCGCACTGGAGTGTGATCGCCGCCAAGTCTGTGCCAGTGAGTGACAAGCAAGGGGAAGAGGTCACGCTCCAGGTGGTGCCTTTCGACTCCGTGGAGGACATCAAAGACATTGCCGCCAGTGATGATCTGGAAATCACTGCGGAGGAACCGCCGCGGTTTCTCGACCTCTCCCAATCTCTCGCCCAGCAAAGCACGCCCAGTGTGGTGCGTCTGGACTACCGGGGGAATGTCTCTGACCAGATGCAGATCTACTGGAAAGTGCGGGGGCAACTCCAGGCGGTGGTGATGGGCAACTCCCATGCCACCAAAGGCGTGTGTCCCCGCGAATTCTTCGGCCAGGAGAACTGGAGCACACCCGTGATGCTGAACCTGGCGCCCGCCGGTGGGAACAACAAGCTGCAGTGCCTGATGATTCGCGAATACGTGGAGCCACTGCCGAAACTGAAGTGGGTCATGTGGGTGGTGAGCGCGCGCACCTTCAACAAGGAACGCACGGATGAGCGCAAGTACGAGGAATTCACTGCGAGTCCTGGATGGCAGTATGATCAAAAGCACAAGGCGACCCTCTGGCCGGTGCCTGCGTCGGACAAAGTCGTGTCGGCCACCGAACTGGAAGCACTGAACATCACGGGTTGTGACGAGTGGGGCTGGGAGGGGCGCAAGCAGACCAACCTCCCCAAGAGTCTGGAAGAGCAGCGCAAGCAGATCCTGCAGCTTTGCGACAGTGAACGTTTTGCATGGAGCGAGGATATCTTTGCCGAGTTCAAGGCAACCGCGCAACAGCTCGCCAAGAAGGGGGTGAAGGTGCTGCTCTTCACCACGCCTCTGCATCCCTACACCAAGGACGCGGCAGCCAGCGATCCGGATGGCACCACGCACGAGGGCTTTCGTGAAGTGGTGCAGCACATGCAGAAGCTCGATGCGGAGACACCCGGGCTGTGGTTCCAGGATTTCCACAAGGATGGGGTGCATGACTTCCCACCGGATGAGTTCTACGATGTGGATCACCTCAACCGCAAAGGCACCGCGAGATTGGCAGAAAAGATCCGGCCATGGATGGAGGAGTGCGAGAAGGAGGTTGCTGCTTCAAGGTAG
- a CDS encoding dihydrofolate reductase, which produces MPPSPPLPELIAVVAMASNRVIGRDGKLPWHLPEDLKFFKRTTLGHPVLMGRRTFESILTALGKPLPGRLNLVLSHTMEPREDVTVIRDVADIASMPGVKSPVYLIGGAQLYGSLLPQCSELILTYIEQPYEGDAYFPDFEHLFKLKEVLGQGEGFEFRRYVRKAG; this is translated from the coding sequence ATGCCTCCCTCCCCCCCGCTGCCCGAACTCATCGCCGTCGTGGCCATGGCCTCCAACCGGGTCATCGGCAGGGATGGGAAGCTGCCCTGGCACCTGCCGGAGGATCTGAAGTTCTTCAAACGCACCACCTTGGGCCACCCCGTGCTGATGGGGCGCAGGACTTTCGAATCCATCCTGACGGCTCTGGGAAAGCCCCTGCCAGGCCGGCTGAATCTGGTGCTCAGCCATACCATGGAGCCGCGTGAAGATGTTACCGTCATTCGTGATGTGGCGGACATTGCCAGCATGCCGGGGGTGAAATCACCCGTTTACCTCATCGGTGGGGCGCAGCTCTACGGCTCCCTTCTCCCGCAGTGCAGCGAGCTCATTCTCACCTACATCGAGCAGCCCTACGAAGGCGATGCCTACTTCCCCGACTTCGAGCACCTGTTCAAGCTGAAGGAAGTGCTGGGCCAGGGCGAGGGATTTGAATTTCGACGATACGTGAGGAAGGCGGGATAG
- a CDS encoding 3-keto-disaccharide hydrolase → MKLVVLLCTALFITSVSAAEPGDGFVSLFNGKDLTGWVAPEGDNGHWKALDGVLDYDALSEAAGKDKNLWTAKEYKDFTLRLDWRLKQTTGLYPMPVVLPDGTHKLDANGKEILNPTPNADSGIYLRGVGKAQVNIWCWPIGSGEVYGYRMDKSMPSEVRAGVTPKMNADKPVGEWNTFEITMKGDRLTVVLNGKKVIDNAQLPGIPASGKIALQHHGGRGKDGQMSAASSLIQFRNISIKEL, encoded by the coding sequence ATGAAGCTCGTCGTCCTGCTATGTACCGCCCTGTTCATCACCTCAGTCTCCGCCGCTGAACCGGGAGATGGATTTGTTTCGCTCTTCAATGGAAAAGATCTCACCGGCTGGGTAGCTCCTGAGGGGGACAATGGTCACTGGAAGGCACTCGATGGCGTGCTGGACTATGACGCCCTGAGTGAGGCGGCTGGCAAGGACAAGAACCTCTGGACTGCGAAGGAATACAAGGACTTCACCCTCCGCCTCGACTGGCGGCTGAAGCAGACCACCGGCCTGTATCCCATGCCCGTGGTACTGCCGGATGGCACTCACAAGCTGGATGCGAATGGCAAGGAGATCCTCAATCCCACGCCCAATGCAGATTCCGGCATCTACCTTCGCGGTGTGGGCAAGGCCCAGGTGAATATCTGGTGCTGGCCCATCGGCTCCGGGGAGGTCTATGGCTATCGCATGGACAAGTCGATGCCATCGGAAGTGCGGGCGGGCGTCACTCCAAAAATGAATGCCGACAAGCCTGTAGGCGAATGGAACACCTTTGAAATCACCATGAAGGGCGATCGCCTGACGGTGGTGCTCAATGGCAAGAAGGTCATCGACAATGCCCAGCTCCCCGGTATTCCCGCCTCAGGGAAGATTGCCCTCCAGCATCATGGCGGCCGTGGCAAGGATGGCCAGATGAGCGCGGCATCCAGCCTCATTCAGTTCCGCAACATCTCAATCAAGGAGCTCTAA
- a CDS encoding tetratricopeptide repeat protein, translating to MTHLSRLHRVLMIALLSAGHAAMMPAQDVKAALTAQTAEADTLLQQRKFAEAEKAYRVLLPQAQKDLPPESPLNMRIRNNLAVALSSQGKISEAEAAHRATLVLLEKAAKPDKTAIQVCKNNLGECLFAQRKYAEAEKVHREVYVDRQTTLGKENRETLVSGYNLANCLYQLRRRDDARAITRVITPIAKRTLGPTHNYTVLFEKLDAKL from the coding sequence ATGACTCATCTCTCCCGTCTGCACCGCGTGCTCATGATTGCCCTGCTCAGTGCCGGGCATGCCGCCATGATGCCGGCCCAGGATGTCAAGGCAGCGCTGACGGCCCAAACTGCCGAGGCCGACACGCTGCTGCAGCAAAGGAAGTTTGCCGAGGCGGAGAAAGCCTACCGCGTCCTGCTGCCACAGGCGCAGAAGGATCTGCCTCCCGAGAGTCCGCTCAACATGCGCATCCGCAACAACCTGGCTGTGGCTCTCTCATCTCAGGGAAAGATCTCAGAGGCAGAGGCCGCTCATCGCGCAACCTTGGTCCTGCTGGAGAAGGCGGCAAAGCCGGACAAGACCGCGATCCAGGTTTGCAAAAACAACCTGGGTGAGTGCCTCTTTGCCCAGCGCAAATATGCGGAGGCGGAGAAGGTGCATCGCGAGGTCTACGTGGATCGGCAGACCACCCTCGGAAAGGAGAATCGCGAGACGCTGGTGTCTGGATACAACCTGGCCAACTGCCTGTATCAACTGCGCCGCCGGGATGATGCCCGCGCGATTACCCGGGTCATCACGCCCATCGCAAAGCGAACCTTGGGACCGACGCACAACTACACTGTCCTCTTTGAGAAACTCGACGCCAAGCTCTAG